The window TGAGGCATCAAACGCACGTTCAATTGGTTGAACAAATTCAAATGATTTTTGCTCTACCAATGTTTTTATTTCATCTAATGTTAAAGCATTTTCTTTTGATAAGCCCCCACTTGCGGTTCTTGTTAAATCAGACATATGAGCCGGATAACCTAGAATTGAACCAGTATCTACTGATAACGTTCTAACATAGGTTCCTTTCCCACAAATCACTTTAAAACGCCATGATTGTGTTCCTTTTTCTTCATCAAATACCGGCACTGATGTGCGTTCAAAAGAGAAAATATCCGCTTTTCTCATAGGACGTTCTACTTCTAACCCTTCACGAGCGTATTCATATAAACGTTTACCCTTCACTTTTACAGCTGAATACATTGGTGGTATTTGAGTGATTGTGCCCACCATCTGACTCATGGCTTGATCAATTACCTCAACCGTTAAAGGAGCCGTTACATTGACTTGTTCAACTATCTCACCTGAAACATCTTCGGTCGTTGTTGAAAAACCAAGGGTAATTTCACCTTCGTATATTTTATGATTATCTTGTAAATATTCAATAACTTTCGTTCCTTTACCTATACAAATGGGTAACACACCATCAACATCTGGGTCTAGAGTGCCTCCATGGCCGATTTTTTTCATGTGTAAAATTTTTCGTAATTTAAAAACGCAATCATGACTCGTCATACCACGTTCTTTCCATAATGCAATAATACCGTCCACGATTCATTCTCCTTCTCATCTATAATAACTCAGTCATTATATCATATTACTATCTTCAAGTGGTTAAAAAGCGACTAATTTCAAGCCTTTTAACCTTTTTCCAATTTATTTATTCTACAAAAAAAAGCAGAAGAATTAATCTCCTGCTTGATATTTTTTACTATTTAATTTTAGGGATAAAACACCGGTTACTAGTAAAATAATGGCTGATACAAAGTAAGGTGAACGATGATGGACATCAAATAATGCACCCGCTACAATCGGTCCAACGATATTCCCAACACTTGTAAAGGTAGAGTTCAACCCGTTAACCATCCCTTGATTATTTCCCGCATGTTTTGACAGATACGTAGTGACTGCCGGTCTAAACAAGTCAAATGACAAGAAAATAACAAATGTTGAAGCCACTACTACCCATGGTTTGTTCGTAAAAGCAATAAATGCGATAAAAATCGCACTTGAGAAAAACGTTAACTGGATTAATCGCAATTCGCCAATCAAGTTGACTAACTTCTCAAATATAAATAATTGGAAAATTAAAGCAAAAATTCCACCTACCGTGATAACTATTGAAATTTGACCAACTGTAAACCCAAAATTTTCTGTTGCCATTACACTGTAAATTGCTTCAAATGCCTGTAAACCAAATGAAGAAATAAAAATAATAATAAATAACATACTAAAAATTGGACTCTTCAATAAATTAATGGCTTCTTTTTTAGCATTTGTTGGTTCTAATTCGTCAGAATGAACATGCTTTTCAGGTTCTTTTAAGATAAGTGCTGAAATAATAAAACCGATAAATGCCACTAAACCTGCTGCAAAAAATGGCACACGCAAGCCAAAGTGAGTTAATGCTCCACCGACACCTGGCCCAATAATGAAACCACCACTAATAGCTGCTGATACAAGTCCCATTGATTTAGGACGTTCTTCAATTGTCGTTAAATCCGTAACAAACGCTGTAACAGACGGCATTATCAATGCAGCTGATGCTCCACCCAATAGTCTTGAAAAATAAAACCACGGCAAAGTCTGAGCAAATCCAAAAATAATTTCAGAAATAGAAAATAATAGCATACCTAAGACAATTAATTTTTTTCGTCCTAACTTGTCAGATAAATGACCTGAAATTGGAGATACCACTAATTGAGCAAAAGCAAAGATAGAGACTAACAGACCCATTACGGTACCAGAAAAGCCCATTTCAATTTTTAGTTGTGGTAATGCAGGTATCACTAATCCCACGCCTAAAAAGACTAAAAATAAATTAAATATAACTAAGTACAGCATTTGATTTTTTTTAACCATCCAATTCCTCCTTCATATAAAAAGAGCTGTGATATAAATATCACAGCCCCCTCGTTCTTAATAATCCTGACGGTTCATGTTTCGAATCAATTCATCAATTCGATTACCGTATGCGACAGATTCATCACGTTTAAAGAATAGCTCGGGCGTTTTATAGATTTGTAATCTGCTCCCTAGTTCTTTACGCATTAAGCCACTTGCTTTATCAAAGCCTTTTTGGACATCATCCCAATCACTCGGATCGTCTGTTAATGTACTATAATAAATAGTTGCTTGTTGTAAATCACCAGTAACCGATACTTCAGTAATAGTTGCACCCTCAACTCTAGGATCACGAACTTTTTTATGCAAAATATCGTTGATTTCTTTTTGAATTTCTTGTGCTACACGGCGAGAACGATAATTAGCCATATTCGTTGGCCCCTTTCAATATTTACTAAACGCGTTTAATTTCTTCCATTACGAATCCTTCAACCACATCGTCAACACGTAAGTCATTAAAGTTTTCAATCATGGCACCACATTCAAATCCCATTTTAACTTCTTTAGCATCATCTTTGAAACGTTTTAGACTTGCTAATTCGCCTTCAAAAATAACGATACCATCACGAATAACACGAACACCACTATCACGTTGAATTGAACCTTCAAGTACGTAACATCCTGCAATTGTTCCAACTTTAGAAACTTTATAAGTTTCACGAACAACCATTTGACCCGTAATTTTTTCTTCAAATTCTGGATCTAACATTCCTTTCATCGCTGTTTCGATTTCTTCAATCACACGGTAAATAATACTGTGTAAACGAATATCTACTTGTTCTTGTTCTGCTTGCATTTTAGCTAATGGCGTTGCACGAACATTAAATCCGACAATAATAGCACCACTTGCTGCTGCTAATGTAATATCACTTTCGTTAATTGCCCCTACAGCTGAATGGACAATCTTAACACGAACGCCTTCAACGTCAATTTTATTTAAACTAGCGACTAATGCTTCTGCTGAACCTTGTACATCAGCTTTAATAATCACGTTAACGTCTTTTAATTGACCTTCTTTTAGACTTTCAAATAAGTTATCTAATGTTACTACGCTACTTGCATTACGTTGAGCTAATAATGCACGTTTGGCACGTTCTTCGCCGGCTTGACGAGCTGTTTTCTCATCTTCAAAGTTTACAAAGTGGTCTCCTGCTTGAGGAACATCATTTAATCCTGTAATCTCAACTGGTGTTGCAGGACCTGCTTCTTTGACACGACGTCCAATATCATTAGCCATTACACGTACACGTCCGAACGTATTACCTACTACGATTGGGTCTCCTACTCGTAAAGTTCCTTGTTGAACTAATAATGTTGCAATAGGTCCTTTACCTTTATCTAAACGTGCTTCAATAACTGTCCCAATAGCGCGTTGTGTTGGGTCAGCTTTTAATTCTTGTACTTCAGAAACTAAAAGAATCATTTCTAATAATTCATCAATATTTTCCCCAAATTTAGCTGAAATTGGCACGAAAATAGTTTCGCCACCCCATGCTTCAGGAATTAATCCATGTTCGCTTAATTCTTGCATCACGCGATCTGGATTAGAAGCTGGTTTATCGATTTTATTTACGGCAACAATAATTGGCACATCAGCCGCTTTGGCATGGTTAATCGCTTCAATTGTTTGAGGCATTACACCATCATCTGCTGCTACTACTAAAATTGTGATATCGGTAATACTTGCGCCACGTGCACGCATACTTGTAAAGGCCGCATGTCCTGGTGTATCTAAGAATGTAATTGTTTTGCCATCAACATCAATTTGGTAAGCCCCAATATGCTGAGTGATCCCACCGGCTTCACCTAATGATACTTTTGTATGACGTAATGTATCTAGTAATGTTGTTTTACCATGGTCAACGTGTCCCATAATAGTAACAACTGGCGGGCGTGTCACTAAGTTTTCTTCTACTACTGCATCTTCTTCAAAGAATTTATCAATATCTGCTACGTCAACTGTTACTTTTTCTTCTGCTTGAATACCATAATCAGCTGCTAATAATTCAATCGTATCTTTATCTAATGCTTGGTTTTGGTTAACCATAATACCTAACATAAATAGTTTTTTGATAATTTCAGCTGGTTCACGATAGATTTTTTTAGAAATTTCAGCTACGTTCATACCATCTGTGTAAACTAACACTTCTGGCAATTCTCTGAACTTACGTTGTGGCATTGGTGGTTTATTTGTTGCTTGGTGACGATTATTTTTACCTTTTTTACCACGTTTGTTAAATTTATTCCCTTGGTTATTGTAGTTACCGTTAGGGCGCTTGTTACCATTATTATTGTTATTATTCATTCGGTTTGATTGCTCTTTCTTTTCTTCATTTTGTTTCTTAGGGCGTGCTCCAACATTGTTAGCTTGTCCTTGTTTCTGCGTTTGTTGTGGACGATTAGCTTGTTGCGAGTTTCCTTTGCCACTTTGCTGCTTATTTGGTGTTGCTTGTGTCGAATGTTTAGGTTTCGTCACATTTTTTGATTGATTATTAGTTGATGTTGGTGCTTTTGCTTGTTGTTTTGGAATTTGTTTGGACTGCGTTGGTTTCGATTGAAATGCTTGATTGATTTTTTGCACATCAGCAGCTTCCACTGTTGTCATGTGATTTTTCACATCAATCCCTAAAGACTGCGCTTTTTCAACGACCGCCTTACTTGATTGATTGATTTCTTTAGCTATTTCATACACTCTTTTTTTACCCATGCACAATCACCTTCCTAACTTTGGATTAACTCCTTAAGCTTCTTAGCGAACCCTGCATCTGTCACACCACAAATCATACGATGTTTCCCTATAGCATGACTCAGTTCTCCTTGTGAAAATTCCAGAATACAAGGGACTTCATAGTAAGAACACTTATCAGTGAGTTTTTTCTTAGTATTATCACTTGCATCAGTTGCAACAAATACTATTTTCATTTTTTGGGAACGCACATCTTGTAAAACTAATTCTTCACCAGAAACAATTTTACCTGCTCGTTGAGCGATTCCTAATAAATTTAATATTTTTTCTTTGTTATTCATTTTCCAAACAATTCCTGTCTTGCTTTTTGGTGAGTGACATAATCTACCAACTCTTGATAAAACTCATCTGAAATTTTTATCTCTAAGATTTTAGATAGTGTGTCATTCTTTTGAGCTTTTTTTGCCACTTCAGGTTCAATAGATACGTAAGCACCGCGCCCTGGCATTTTTCCAGAAGGATCGATACTTACTTCTCCTTCTTTTGAACGGACAATTCTAATCATACTTTTTTTATCCTTCATCTCACCAGAGACGACGCATTTTCTTAATGGAACTTTACGTTGTTTCATCTATTTTACCTCCGTGTATTAAATTTCCTCAGTAGTTGTTTCTTCTTCTTCAACTGCTACTACTGCTACTTCAGTTGGTTCAGTTGTTACAATTTCTTCTACTGTTTCTGTTGATAAAACTTCTTCTGGCATTTCTTCTGCTACTTCGATAGTTTCAGTTTCAGCAACTGCCATTTCTGATTCAGGTTTAATATCGATTTTATGATTAGTTAATTTAGCTGCTAAACGGGCATTTTGTCCACGTTTACCGATTGCTAATGATAATTGGTGATCTGGTACAACCACTGTACATGTACGTGAATCTGCTTCTGAAAATTTCACATCTAGTACTTGTGCTGGATTTAGTGCATTGGCAATAAAGATTGCTGGATCTTCATTCCACTCAACAATATCCATGTTCTCACCTTTTAATTCATTAACGATAGCTTGTACACGTTGTCCACGTGGTCCAACACATGTTCCAACTGGATCAATGTTAGCATCTTCTGAACGTACTGCCACTTTTGAACGATCTCCAGCTTCACGTGCGATGTTAACAATTTCAACAGCACCGTCATATACTTCTGGAATTTCTTGTTCAAATAATCGTTTTAATAAGTCAGGATGGCTACGACTTACAAAGACTTGTGGTCCTTTTGATGTGTTCTCAACTTTAGACACATAAACTTTAATACGGTCATGTGGTTGATACATTTCATTTGGGATTTGATCTTGGCGAGATAATACTGCTTCAATTTTCCCTAGGTTTACATAAATATAACGATTATCTTGACGTTCTACAATCCCTTGCATGATTTCATTTTCGTATGCTGAAAATTCTTCATAGATAATTGTGCGCTCTGCTTCACGAACACGTTGTAAAATAACTTGTTTTGCTGTTTGTGCAGCAATACGACCAAAATCTTTTGGTGTTACTTCAAAACGAATGGTATCGCCTACTTCATAAGCGGGATTAATTTTGATTGCTTCTTCAAGTGAGACTTCTAATTGTGAGTCCATTACAAAATCTGTTACTTCTTTTACTGCGTATACGTGAATATTCCCTTTTTTACCATCGAATTCCACTTCTACATTTTGTGCTTGTCCGTAGTGACGTTTATAAGCTGAAACTAATGCTGCTTCTAACGCCTCTACTACTATTTCTTTTGAAATGCCTTTTTCTACTTCTAACACTTCTAAAGCGTTTAACATTTCTTTACCCATGACTACTATTGCCTCCGTTTATTATTAAAATTGAATTGCTAGTCTTGCTTTGGCGATATTTTTTCTTGAGAAAGTAATTTCTTTTTCTCTTGTTTTAATTTTTACACGTAATGTTAACTCAGATTCGTTTAAATCAATTAAGAAACCATCAAATGACTTTTCCCCTTCAACAGGTGAATATAACGATACATTAATATACTCGTTCAATGCATTTTGGAAATCTTCTTCTTTTTTCAACGGTCTTTCCACGCCTGGTGAAGACACCTCTAAGAAATACGCTTGAGGGATTGGATCAGGATTTAAGCTGTCCATTTTCTCACTTAATTGTTCACTTACAATCGCACATTCTTCAATATCGATACCATTTGGCTTATCGATATATACTCGTAAGAACCAATTTTTACCTTCTTTTAAAAATTCAATGTCTACAAGTTCAAAATTCAATTGATCTAGGATTGGTGTTACTACTTCAGTAACTGTTTCCACTACACTACTCAATTAATTTCGCCTCCTTTTCGGAAATCCGTATTTCATCAAAAAGAGTGAGCGTTGGTCACGCTCACTCTCCCTTCAATATCAATCTATAAGTAGTCTAACATAAATAAATGAAATTTTCAAGAAACATTGCCTATTATCCGTTATATTAACAACGATTTAACTGCCCACGAGATAAAACAAAAAGATGTGACAATCGCTGTCTCATCTTTTTGCTGTCTTATTTATACATGTTTAAGATTTTATAAGCTTTCATCACATGCTTAGCTAACACAAAATTCGTGACGGTTCCTACACCACCAGGAACAGGCGTGATAGCTTTAACTTGCTCGTGTACAGATTCAAACGCTACGTCCCCGACAATTTTTCCATCTTCAGTAGGATTAATCCCCACGTCAATCACTACGGCTTCTTCGTTCACATAATTTTCTTGAATCATCTGCGCTTGTCCCATCGCCGAAATAATCAATTCTTGATCGCGACACTCTTTTGCTAAATCTTTAGTTGTACTGCGGCAAATTTTGAGAGTCGCACCTCTTGCCATTAATGCTAACGCCAAAGGTTTGCCTACGACCATGCTATAACCCGCAACGACTGTACGCATTCCTTTCAAGTCCAGTTCCAGATAATCGATTATCTCTAAACAAGCTTGCGCGGTACATGGCAAATAACCAGAAAAATCACCTTGATAAATTTTTAACATGTTTGTTTGACCGAAACAATCAACATCTTTGGCTTCATGAATCACACGACTCGCGTATTCATCAGACAAATGCTCTGGCAAGGGCTTCAATAGTAAAATCCCGTGAACATCTTTATCGTCATTCACTTGTTCAAACGCCTTATCAAACACCGTTTGCTCAACAGTTGAGGGTAACACGACACTATTCACATCAAAACCAATATTACCTAATATACGGTGACAAGCTTGCTCATAATACAATTGATCTGCATCTTCTCCAACTCGAATAATGGTAAGGTTAGGTTTCACTGTCAACTCGTTGATTTCAGCCGTTAAATGTTCTTTTTTTTCACGAACAATGTCAATTCCTTTTACAATGTTAACCATTACTTCACCTCTAAATAATTACATTATTTTTTCTTTTTTAATGTTGTGTAGAAAACAGCTGAAACTAAAATGGTTCCACCTACTAAATTACCCAAATAAACTGGGACAAAATTTTGTAGCATTTGTAACCAAGTGATGTCTCCTCCATTGAAAATAGCTGCTGGAATAACAAACATGTTGGCCACATTATGCTGGAAACCAATTAATACGAAAATCATGATTGGGAACCACGCACCTAAAATCTTACCTGCTGCATCTTTTGCACCGTAACATATCCATACTGCCATACCAACCATCCAATTACAACCAATTCCTGATACAAATGCTTGTAAAAACGGCATATCTACTTTTCCGTGAGCAAGTTCACGTGTTGTTTCTAAATATGGGTCAGCTTCTGTTAATCCTAAGATATGCCCAAAGAAATACGCCATGAATAACGCGCCTAAAAGATTAGCAAACGTGACAATCACCCAGTTAACAAGCATGTCTTTACCTGATACTTTCTTATCATACCAAGCTATTGAAACAGTCATCATGTTACTCGTAATTAATTCACCTGCTCCTAATAAAATACAAATAAGTCCAATTGGAAAAACTGCCCCACCTACTAATGAATGATACGCATGTGGTAATGCTGCCACCGCTTTAATATAAGCAATGTATCCCAACGCCACAAAGGCCCCTGCTAAAAAACCTAATATTAACTTGTTACGGTGTGAAGTATTAACTTTTTTGACCCCACTCTTAATCGCTAATTCTACTACTTCATCTGGTGAATACATGTCTGAATTTACCCCTTTACTCTGTAATTACCTTTTTTACTTTTACATCATGTTCTTCTACAGGAATTGCATCAAATAGCATTTTTTTCCATATACATAAAACCGACATGGCTTGACTTTCTTTTAGGAAACGATCATAGAAACCTCCACCGTATCCTAATCGATCACCTTGCCTATTAGCAGTGATACATGGCACAAGAACTAAATCAACCGATTTGGAATTAACCAACATATTTTCCTCAGTCGGTTCTAGCACACCAAACGAACTACGAACCAAACACGAATCACACATAATTTCACGTAATTCCATCTCATCAGGTGCTACAACTTTAGGTACACAAACACGTTTATTATCCGACAAAAAATACTCGATAAATTGCCACGTATTTATTTCCTCTTCCATACCAATATAACAGAAAATCATCTCCGATTTTTGGTACTCTGGCATTGCAATTAGTTTTGTCAACATCGTTTTTTCAGCTGTTTGACGGTAGCTTAACGATAGTTCTTTACGCTTTGCTAGCTGTTCCATTCGTAACGTCTTTTTTATCCCCATTCGAAAACCCCTTACATGTAGTCATTTAAACATTATGAAAAAATACTAGGTTAAGTGACATTATAATATAATTTATTCACAAACTGTATCATTATTTTCATTTTTATGTAGAAAAAGAGGAACAAGTGATAAACACCTGCTCCTCTTTAACATTTTTATCATTAATCAGTTTCAATTAAACCATATTTACCATCTTTACGGATATAAACAATGCTTGTACCATTTGTTTCAGCATCCTCAAAGATGAAGAAATTGTGACCTAACATATTCATTTGTAAAATAGCTTCTTCGCTATCCATTGGTTTCAATGATAAGCGTTTTGTACGAACAATTTCATTTTCATTTTCATCTGTTTCTTCTACGTCTTTTGTATCGATAAAGAACTTAGCTGCTAAGTCTTTTTCAGATACCTCACGTTGTTTACGATGAATTTTAGTTTTAAATTTTCTGATTTGTCTTTCTAATTTATCAACGACTAAATCAATACTTGCGTATAAATCATGTGATGTTTCTTCGGCTCTCAATACTAAGTATGGCAATGGAATGGTCACTTCCACTTTTGCATCTTTATCAGCATACACTTTTAAATTCACGTGTGCTGTTGCTTCAATATCTTGGTTTTTATCGAAATATTTTTCTAATTTTGAAACTCGTTTTTCAACATAATTTCTAATAGCCTCGGTAACCTCAATATTTTCTCCTCTAACGTTAAATTTTAGCATAACACATTGCCCCTTTCATCAAACATCTATTAGGAGAAAAAGATAATTAAAACGCTATCTTTTTCCTTAACTTTATTATAGCGAATGACGCGTATAATTACAAACAAACTTCCTTATTTTTATCGACACAAACTAAAAGTTTCTATTGTTTTAGCATATGGAATAATCAAACGAGCCGCTTCGTGGAGCGTCTTACCTGTTGTATAGACATCATCCACCAACAAGACCGATCGATTAATAAGTAGTTCTTTACTGTTTTTTTCTAAAAAAAAGGGCATTTCAGCATTTAAACGTTCTTGTTTTGACTTTGACCCTTGAGCCCCTTGCTGCGTCTGTTTTATGCCTATCAATTCTTGATATCCAATAGAAGCGAACGCTAACATGACTACCACTTGATTAAAACCGCGTCGTTGATAATGCTCAGTTGAACTAGGAATAGGAATAACGATATCCGGCTTTAATCTCTCAATAGTATAAGCAATTTCTTTAGCAAATAACTGACCTAAAACATAATCACCTTGTCGTTTAAATCTCTCTAACCACTCTGAAAAAAAATCACTATAGTAATAACAACTATGATGTCGAATATCTCTACCTATTATTTTTTTCCAATACAAACAATCTACACACACTTCATCCTCACAAAAAATCTGGCAAATAGAACACCTCTTGGCCAAACCAATCCGCTGTTTATCAACTAAACATTGACAAGTAGCACACAACAAACAAGGAGATAGACGAGTGAAACTCATTAATTCATTTAATCTCAGAGTATAACTGATTTTTTGCTCACACATCAGACAATTCACTATTCATCAACGCTCCTATTCGGTTCATTAGTTTGATTTGCTTGCGACTCTTCTTCATCGCTAATGATTGACCTTCATGTAAATAATACACATGACCATTAGGAAACTCATTCTTTCTACCTACCCTTCCCGCAATTTGAACCAATGACGCGGTATTATAGATAGGGTGATGGGCACCAAAAACTATCACATCAATATCGCTAAAAGTCACACCACGTTCTAAAATGGTCGTTGTAACCAACAAATCAAAATAATTATCTCTCATTTTTTCTACTTTTTCATGACGTGCATGATCGACCGAAGAGACATTAGCTATCCGACTAGTTGGATAATGTTTTTTTAATAGTTTTGATAAATGTTTACCTGTAGCAATGGTAGGGACGAAAATCAATGTTCGTCGTTGATTCGTTAGCTGTTGATTAATTAACTGTTGAAGTTGTTTTGGAAGAATCGTTTGACCACCTAAATAACTAGGGCAATAAACAAAATCAGGAACCGGCAACGGCCGACCATGATAACGCAAAAATAACGTTTCTTTTTTTAGTAGTCCTTGTTTAACGTCATGTAATTGTTTGGCACTTGGAGTTGCTGTTAATAATACTCGTTTGCCAGTTAGTTTCACTGATTGATCAACTGCATATTCTAGAGAAGGGTTCCCACGAAACGGAAAAGCGTCTACCTCATCTAATACTAAACAATCAAACGCTTGATAATAGCGGTATAGTTGATGAGTTGTACAAACTATCAACGGAACAAACTTGCTTGGCTTGTCGCTCCCACCATAAATCAAACAGCTTTCACAAGTAAACAGCGGACTAATTCGTTTAAACAACTCAATACAAACATCCGTTCTAGGTGCGGCTAGACACACGCTTCCGCCGTGAGATATCACTTCCAAAATCAACGGATATAACATCTCTGTTTTCCCTGCACCGGTTACCGCATGAACCAACGTATCGTGTCCTTCTTGATAGTGTTTGACTAGCTGTTTTGCAATTTTGTGTTGATGAATGGTTAATTCCCCCTCCCAAGTACACGTCACTAATAACTGGTCTCTAGTATCATTAGGCAGATGATATAGCTCTGTGGATTCATCGACTTTGCCCATCTGAATGCAGTGACTACAATAATACATAATATTGCCTTCCAAAAATTGCTGGTTGCGCCCTCTCTTTAACATATGTCCACATCTAAAGCATCGAACAACACCTTTTATCTGCTGTATACCAGGAAAACGAATGATGTCACTAGTTTCAAAAAAACTTAATTGGCTTAATAATTCTGAGGCTAACAATTTTTTTCCTTTTAATTTCTCTAACATTTCTCTCACCACTATAATATACGAAAACAAAGAGCTTTTTCCGTTTAACAAAATTGAAAACAACTTAATCATCCACTATAATAATAGTATTACCAACAACTTGAGGAGGACATTTATGAGAAAAGATTTTTATGTGTCATCATCAAATAAACAGCACGATTTACATGTTATTGCTTGGTTACCAAATTATCCACCTAAAGGGATTATCCAATTAGTTCATGGCATGGCTGAATATGTTGAACGCTACGAACCTTTTGCAAACTTCCTAATAGAAAATGGTTGGGGCATATTAGGACATGATCACCTTGGTCACGGACAATCCGTTAAAAGAAACACTGATTATGGCTTTTTTGATAAACATCATGGAGCAGACGTATTGATTAGTGATACATACCTTATGACAAAAATTATTAAAGAAAAATTCCCAACTACAAAAATTATCCTTTTAGGACACAGTATGGGGTCTTTAATTGCTAGAAACTATTTAAAACGTTATAGCAGTGACGTGGATGCAGCAATTATTATGGGTACTACTTCAGGAAGATTGGACTTAACTTTTGGATTATCACTAGCTAAGCAATTAAATCGTCTAGCACCTAAAAAAACAAATATACGATTGAACCAATTAGCATTTGGAAGCTTCCATAAAAATTTTCCCGAAAGTTCTACCTTTAACTGGTTATCTAAAAACCAAGATAATGTCCATCAGTATGAGCTTGACAAATTAACTGGTTTCACTTTTACAAACAACGGATTTTATACCTTATTTCAATTAACCAAACAAGCCAATGAAAAAAACTGGGCAAATGATATTCGTACAAATTTGCCTATTTTAGTTATTAGTGGTGAAAAGGATCCCGTTGGTGATTTTGGGAAAGGCCCTCGAAAAGTCGCCTTTGATTTAAGAGAAAGCGGTAAACAGAAGCTCACCCTTCATCTCTACCAAGAATTACGACATGAATTGCTAAATGAAGAAGAAAACGAGTTAATTATGCATGATTTACTTGGTTGGATAGAAAAACACGCTTGATTCTCTATTGACGATTGTCAATTGGAAGCAAGCGTGTTTCTATCTAAATATGTGACATAATAGTAATGTTATTTTTCTTAGCAACAGATAATATTTCTGACGCACGGTCAAAATATTCCGATGCAGGCTCAATATGATCACCAATTTGAAGTTGTTCGATTCCTTCAATTAAATTCATACAATTACCATCAAAACCTACTGTCTTACACTGACCATCTTTTAACTCTATTACGATGTGGCGATGTCCAGTTAATTCCACTTTGTGTGGATTTAATAGATCCAATTTTCGTTTAACCATCTTAGATTCATTGTCAATATAATGCACAGAATGTGTCGGACGTGTTTCTCCTGAAACAATAGTCGTCTGATCAGGTTGTTTATCTCCTGTGAACGGCACAATAATTTTCATCAATGTACGTTCTCTTTCCTCACCATTTAACTTTGTTACATGAAAAATTAAATAAGGAAATAATTTAATAGTGACTTTCTT is drawn from Vagococcus xieshaowenii and contains these coding sequences:
- the nusA gene encoding transcription termination factor NusA; the protein is MGKEMLNALEVLEVEKGISKEIVVEALEAALVSAYKRHYGQAQNVEVEFDGKKGNIHVYAVKEVTDFVMDSQLEVSLEEAIKINPAYEVGDTIRFEVTPKDFGRIAAQTAKQVILQRVREAERTIIYEEFSAYENEIMQGIVERQDNRYIYVNLGKIEAVLSRQDQIPNEMYQPHDRIKVYVSKVENTSKGPQVFVSRSHPDLLKRLFEQEIPEVYDGAVEIVNIAREAGDRSKVAVRSEDANIDPVGTCVGPRGQRVQAIVNELKGENMDIVEWNEDPAIFIANALNPAQVLDVKFSEADSRTCTVVVPDHQLSLAIGKRGQNARLAAKLTNHKIDIKPESEMAVAETETIEVAEEMPEEVLSTETVEEIVTTEPTEVAVVAVEEEETTTEEI
- the rimP gene encoding ribosome maturation factor RimP; translated protein: MSSVVETVTEVVTPILDQLNFELVDIEFLKEGKNWFLRVYIDKPNGIDIEECAIVSEQLSEKMDSLNPDPIPQAYFLEVSSPGVERPLKKEEDFQNALNEYINVSLYSPVEGEKSFDGFLIDLNESELTLRVKIKTREKEITFSRKNIAKARLAIQF
- a CDS encoding bifunctional 5,10-methylenetetrahydrofolate dehydrogenase/5,10-methenyltetrahydrofolate cyclohydrolase, encoding MVNIVKGIDIVREKKEHLTAEINELTVKPNLTIIRVGEDADQLYYEQACHRILGNIGFDVNSVVLPSTVEQTVFDKAFEQVNDDKDVHGILLLKPLPEHLSDEYASRVIHEAKDVDCFGQTNMLKIYQGDFSGYLPCTAQACLEIIDYLELDLKGMRTVVAGYSMVVGKPLALALMARGATLKICRSTTKDLAKECRDQELIISAMGQAQMIQENYVNEEAVVIDVGINPTEDGKIVGDVAFESVHEQVKAITPVPGGVGTVTNFVLAKHVMKAYKILNMYK
- a CDS encoding formate/nitrite transporter family protein, whose translation is MYSPDEVVELAIKSGVKKVNTSHRNKLILGFLAGAFVALGYIAYIKAVAALPHAYHSLVGGAVFPIGLICILLGAGELITSNMMTVSIAWYDKKVSGKDMLVNWVIVTFANLLGALFMAYFFGHILGLTEADPYLETTRELAHGKVDMPFLQAFVSGIGCNWMVGMAVWICYGAKDAAGKILGAWFPIMIFVLIGFQHNVANMFVIPAAIFNGGDITWLQMLQNFVPVYLGNLVGGTILVSAVFYTTLKKKK
- a CDS encoding 5-formyltetrahydrofolate cyclo-ligase; protein product: MGIKKTLRMEQLAKRKELSLSYRQTAEKTMLTKLIAMPEYQKSEMIFCYIGMEEEINTWQFIEYFLSDNKRVCVPKVVAPDEMELREIMCDSCLVRSSFGVLEPTEENMLVNSKSVDLVLVPCITANRQGDRLGYGGGFYDRFLKESQAMSVLCIWKKMLFDAIPVEEHDVKVKKVITE
- the hpf gene encoding ribosome hibernation-promoting factor, HPF/YfiA family, with the translated sequence MLKFNVRGENIEVTEAIRNYVEKRVSKLEKYFDKNQDIEATAHVNLKVYADKDAKVEVTIPLPYLVLRAEETSHDLYASIDLVVDKLERQIRKFKTKIHRKQREVSEKDLAAKFFIDTKDVEETDENENEIVRTKRLSLKPMDSEEAILQMNMLGHNFFIFEDAETNGTSIVYIRKDGKYGLIETD
- a CDS encoding ComF family protein yields the protein MYWKKIIGRDIRHHSCYYYSDFFSEWLERFKRQGDYVLGQLFAKEIAYTIERLKPDIVIPIPSSTEHYQRRGFNQVVVMLAFASIGYQELIGIKQTQQGAQGSKSKQERLNAEMPFFLEKNSKELLINRSVLLVDDVYTTGKTLHEAARLIIPYAKTIETFSLCR